A single genomic interval of Melitaea cinxia chromosome 18, ilMelCinx1.1, whole genome shotgun sequence harbors:
- the LOC123662067 gene encoding uncharacterized protein C14orf119 homolog codes for MSNSGLTSEAQLRYIVQWFGEFSELQREDFLPILAAAYSGKPDHLACKLASLSCKDKPVTLFQCRIKLFNEWFPTWAGEERNRLIKAVSEIDSDFGTKLQDALVNGGKLNGELDEEHKMHFETEVAQSQGNTTEPICNEQENTNAQITAAF; via the exons ATGTCGAACTCTGGTTTAACGTCTGAGGCACAGCTCCGATACATAGTACAATGGTTCGGTGAATTCAGTGAACTTCAGCGAGAAGACTTCCTGCCAATCTTAGCCGCTGCATACAGTGGGAAGCCAGATCACTTAGCTTGTAAACTAGCTTCCCTATCGTGTAAAGATAAGCCTGTGACCTTATTCCAATGCcgt aTCAAATTGTTTAATGAGTGGTTTCCTACTTGGGCAGGGGAAGAACGAAATAGACTCATAAAAGCTGTGTCCGAAATTGACTCAGACTTTGGAACTAAATTGCAAGATGCTCTCGTCAATGGTGGAAAATTGAATGGAGAGCTCGATGAAGAACACAAGATGCATTTTGAAACAGAAGTTGCACAAAGTCAGGGAAATACCACTGAACCCATTTGTAACGAACAAGAAAATACCAATGCTCAAATCACTGCTGCCTTTTAA